One region of Mangifera indica cultivar Alphonso chromosome 3, CATAS_Mindica_2.1, whole genome shotgun sequence genomic DNA includes:
- the LOC123212417 gene encoding tRNAse Z TRZ4, mitochondrial, protein MLSITSNLRLLLPCHLKLSLPLCCNPTTPRCSFFTVFSCANKTHPSTSAPQRNLNLQKRNKSTSNKRVAPMQDSKNETTFGFNKRRAEGKDGGDKPRKNPQLKVRRLNPSNTISYVQILGTGMDTQDTSPSVLLFFDKQRFIFNAGEGLQRFCTEHKIKLSKIDHIFLSRVCSETAGGLPGLLLTLAEEGMSVNVWGPSDLNYLIDALKSFIRRDAMVHARSFGTSPSSDDASDLTKLTDPIVLVDNEVVKISAIILKPNCSRGSVVNPGEMSVIYVCELPELMGKFDPKKAVALGLKPGPKFSELQSGKSVKSDSKDIMVHPGDVMGPSVPGPIVLLVDCPTEAHTLDLLSVESLSSYYADYSQECAKTVNCIIHLTPTSVTATPSYLKWMERFGSAQHIMAGHEMKNQEIPILKSSARIASRLNYLCPQLFPASGFWSLQHFNNSATDSGASKGPYSVPSESISAENLLKFTLRPHAHLGFDRTNIPSLVAPSQIMDELLSEIPEIVNAAQDVSQLWQKPTGTKEAISPVLENELMIEEPWLDENRHPSCLESVRKDDLEIVFLGTGSQQPSKYRNVSSIHINLFSKGGLLLDCGEGTLGQLKRRYGVAGADNAVRNLRCIWISHIHADHHAGLARILALRRDLLKGVSHEPLLVVGPTQLKRFLEAYQRLEDLDMQFLNCRYTTEASWNDFECSVESNKDCSTQGSANNYDNLSHKNVLHSESNLFAKGSRMQSFWKRPGSPVDNSTAFALLKSLKKVLSEAGLETLVSVPVVHCPQAFGIVLKAAERLNSMGKLIPGWKIVYSGDTRPCQELIEVSRGATVLIHEATFEDGMLDEAIARNHSTTKEAIEVGSGAYRIVLTHFSQRYPKIPVVDEAHTHKTCIAFDLMSINLVDLPVLPKVLPYFKLLFKNEMPIDESDDVIDDVRVAP, encoded by the exons ATGCTTTCTATAACTTCGAACCTCCGCCTCCTCCTCCCTTGTCATCTCAAACTCTCTCTACCTCTTTGCTGCAACCCCACGACGCCCCGCTGCTCTTTCTTCACCGTCTTCTCCTGCGCCAATAAAACACACCCTTCCACCAGTGCTCCCCAACGAAACCTCAATCTTCAGAAACGGAACAAAAGCACAAGCAACAAAAGGGTAGCTCCTATGCAAGATAGTAAGAATGAAACCACTTTTGGGTTTAACAAAAGAAGGGCTGAGGGAAAAGATGGTGGTGATAAGCCTAGGAAGAATCCTCAGCTTAAAGTTCGTAGGCTTAACCCTAGTAATACTATTTCGTATGTACAG attttGGGAACTGGAATGGATACTCAGGACACTTCTCCTTCAGTCTTACTCTTCTTTGACAAgcaaagatttatttttaatgctgGAGAG GGATTACAACGATTCTGTACAGAGcataagattaaattatcaaaG ATAgatcacatttttctttctcGTGTTTGCTCAGAGACAGCAGGTGGACTTCCAG GTCTTCTTTTGACTTTGGCCGAAGAAGGAATGTCT GTCAATGTGTGGGGTCCTTCAGACCTCAACTATTTGATTGATGCACTGAAGTCTTTCATTCGACGTGATGCCATGGTTCACGCACGGAGCTTTGGGACATCTCCATCCTCTGACGATGCTTCTGATTTAACAAAGTTAACCGACCCCATTGTTCTTGTCGATAATGAGGTTGTTAAAATTTCAGCcattattttaaaaccaaattgcTCCAGAGGATCAGTAGTAAATCCTGGTGAGATGTCTGTCATATATGTTTGTGAATTGCCTGAACTCATGGGaaaatttgatccaaaaaaggCTGTGGCCCTTGGCTTAAAACCGGGGCCAAAATTTAGTGAACTGCAATCTGGGAAGTCTGTGAAGTCAGATAGCAAAGACATCATG GTTCATCCAGGTGATGTAATGGGCCCATCTGTTCCTGGTCCCATTGTACTCCTTGTTGACTGCCCAACAGAAGCCCATACACTGGATTTGTTGTCTGTGGAATCTCTCAGTAGTTACTATGCAGATTACTCACAAGAATGTGCCAAGACTGTGAATTGTATCATTCATTTGACTCCCACTTCTGTCACAGCCACACCCAGTTACCTTAAATGGATGGAGAGGTTTGGTTCAGCCCAACATATTATGGCTGGGCATGAAAT GAAGAATCAGGAGATTCCAATTCTAAAATCCAGTGCAAGAATAGCATCACGACTTAATTACCTGTGCCCACAATTATTTCCGGCTTCAGGTTTCTGGTCTCTTCAGCATTTTAATAATTCCGCAACAGACTCTGGTGCCAGCAAG GGTCCTTATTCAGTGCCTTCTGAAAGTATTTCTGCTGAAAATCTCCTTAAG TTCACTCTGCGTCCTCATGCTCATCTTGGATTTGATAGAACAAATATCCCAAGTCTGGTGGCTCCCTCTCAAATAATGGATGAGTTGCTTTCTGAGATTCCAGAGATTGTCAATGCTGCACAAGATGTCAGCCAGTTGTGGCAAAAGCCTACAGGAACCAAAGAGGCAATATCTCCTGTGCTAGAAAACGAATTAATGATTGAGGAGCCATGGTTGGATGAGAATAGACATCCTAGTTGTTTGGAAAGCGTAAGGAAGGATGACCTGGAGATTGTTTTTCTGGGGACCGGCTCACAGCAGCCTTCTAAATACCGGAATGTTAGTTCAATCcatattaatcttttttctaAAGGAGGCTTGCTCTTAGATTGTGGGGAAGGAACCCTGGGACAGCTGAAAAGAAG ATATGGTGTAGCGGGTGCTGACAATGCTGTGAGGAATTTAAGGTGTATTTGGATTTCTCATATTCATGCTGATCACCATGCTGGTTTGGCAAGAATTCTTGCTCTTCGACGTGATCTTTTGAAAGGAGTGTCTCATGAGCCTTTGCTTGTTGTTGGCCCGACACAACTGAAGAGATTTTTAGAAGCATATCAAAGACTTGAGGATCTAGATATGCAGTTCCTTAATTGTAGGTACACTACAGAGGCTTCATGGAATGATTTTGAGTGCAGTGTTGAATCAAATAAGGATTGCTCAACTCAAGGGAGTgctaataattatgataatctGAGCCATAAGAACGTTCTCCATTCTGAATCAAATCTGTTTGCTAAAGGAAGCCGTATGCAAAGTTTTTGGAAGAGACCAGGAAGTCCGGTTGATAACAGCACTGCTTTTGCATTGCTAAAGAGCCTGAAGAAAGTGCTCAGTGAGGCAGGGTTGGAGACCTTGGTTAGTGTTCCTGTTGTGCACTGTCCCCAGGCATTTGGAATTGTTTTGAAGGCAGCAGAAAGATTAAATAGCATGGGAAAATTAATACCTGGGTGGAAGATTGTATATTCCGGTGATACCAGGCCCTGCCAGGAGTTAATTGAAGTGTCCAGGGGAGCGACAGTCCTTATACATGAG GCAACCTTTGAGGATGGTATGTTGGATGAAGCTATAGCAAGAAACCACAGCACAACAAAAGAAGCCATTGAAGTTGGGTCAGGTGCTTATCGAATTGTTCTCACACACTTCAGCCAAAGATACCCAAAGATTCCTGTAGTTGACGAGGCACACACACATAAAACATGCATAGCATTTGATTTGATGAGTATTAACCTAGTAGATTTGCCTGTTCTCCCAAAAGTTCTTCCATACTTTAAATTgctttttaaaaatgaaatgccAATTGATGAGTCAGATGATGTTATTGATGATGTACGCGTAGCTCCTTAA